atagtgaaggccccaccccttcaatggcgagcGGTCTTaccgctttttttttttactggctgaggtaatctggtgcttaaaatggagagaaaaccattttagGGCTGTTTTGCCAGTgtgagtactgtgtacagtgtactgagacgcagctgtgtactgtgtctggagatgctcgccatggtggggcttgcaaatagttccctcagaagctcagtATCCTATCAGCGGGGAACGgtgccattaacccttcaagaggttgggccgtccccctccctaagtcccacgaagcaggcaggctggtgcttcataagcgtgaccggctcctctgggcacattttctaaactgagtctggtaggaggggcatagagggaggagccagcccacactatcacattcttaaaatgcccatggctcctagtggacctgtctataccctatggtactaaatggaaccccagtatcctctaggacgtaagagaaaagtcatGTGACACAGCCGAGATCACTACTCCTCAAATATAATTTGGGggctacggttaggctgcaggagggatgggttagggCAAAAATAATAACCAGGATGTGTCGGGACTCTGGCcggcagtattctgactgccaggaatcCCGACTGACggtatttcgtacccaaccccaCTTCAAATAATGCCTACTTGATTGAATTTAGAAATAAAGATCATATACGTAAAAATACATTTTATTCAAATGCCCTGTACACACAGATAAAGTGTGTTGGTTGCACTGTTCACACCTCATCCTACTGCAATAAGACAGAAATACAATGGATGGGACAAAATTGTTCAGGCATGACCAGCACATCCACCGCACTTTGCAGGACTACTTGATCTGcaaagtattacaggttgagtatccaatatccaaatattccgaaatacggaatattccgaaatacggacttttttgcgtaagagtgagatagtgaaacctttgttttttgatggctcaatgtacacaaactttgtttaatacacacagttattaaaaatattgtattaaatgaccttcaggctgtgtgtataaggtgtatatgaaacataaatgaattgtgtgactatagatacactttgttcaatgcacaaagttacaaaaaaataagaatttacttaccgataattctatttctcgtagtccgtagtggatgctgggaactccgtaaggaccatggggaatagcggctccgcaggagactgggcacaaaagtaaagctttaggactacctggtgtgcactggctcctccccccatgaccctcctccaagcctcagttaggatactgtgcccggacgagcgtacacaataaggaaggattttgaatcccgggtaagactcataccagccacaccaatcacaccgtacaacctgtgatctgaacccagttaacagcatgataacagaggagcctctgaaaagatggctcacaacaataataacccgatttttgtaacaataactatgtacaagtattgcagacaatccgcacttgggatgggcgcccagcatccactaccgactacgagaaatagaattatcggtaagtaaattcttattttctctgacgtcctagtggatgctgggaactccgtaaggaccatggggattataccaaagctcccaaacgggcgggagagtgcggatgactctgcagcaccgaatgagagaactccaggtcctcctcagccagggtatcaaatttgtagaatttagcaaacgtgtttgcccctgaccaagtagctgctcggcaaagttgtaaagccgagacctctcaggcagccgcccaagatgagcccaccttccttgtggaatgggcttttacagattttggctgtggcaggcctgccacagaatgtgcaagctgaattgtactacaaatccaacgagcaatagtctgcttagaagcaggagcacccagcttgttgggtgcatacaggataaacagagagtcagattttctgactccagccgtcctggaaacatatattttcagggccctgactacgtccagcaacttggagtcctccaagtccctagtagccgcaggtaccacaataggctggttcaagtgaaacgctgaaaccaccttagggagaaattgaggacgagtcctcaattctgccctgtccgtatgaaaaattaggtaagggcttttataggataaagccgccaattctgagacacgcctggctgaagccagggccaacagcattaccactttccatgtgagatattttaagtccacagtggtgagtggttcaaaccaatgtgattttaggaaccccaaaactacattgagatcccaaggtgccactggaggcacaaaaggaggctgtatatgcagtacccccttgacaaacgtctgaacttcaggaactgaagccagttctttctggaagaaaatcgacagggccgaaatttgaaccttaatggaccctaattttaggcccatagacagtcctgtttgcaggaaatgcaggaaacgaccaagttgaaattcctctgtaggggccttcctggcctcgcaccacgcaacatatttacgccaaatacggtgataatgctgcacggttacatccttcctggctttgatcagggtagggatgacttcattcggaatgcctttttccttcaggatccggcgttcaaccgccatgccgtcaaacgcagccgcggtaagtcttggaacagacagggtccctgctggagcaggtcctcttgacctggcgcaatacctgtctagttttttgttgaggccggacgccatcatgtccacctttggtttttcccaacggttcacaatcatgtggaagacttctgggtgaagtccccactctcccgggtggaggtcgtgtctgctgaggaagtctgcttcccagttgtccactcccgaaatgaacactgctgacagtgctatcacatgattttccgcccagcgaagaatccttgcaacttctgccattgccctcctgcttcttgtgccgccctgtctgtttacgtgggcgactgccgtgatgttgtcagactggatcagcaccggctgaccttgaagcagaggtcttgctaggcttagagcattgtagatggcccttagctccaggatatttatgtgaagtgatgtctccaggcttgaccacaagccctggaaatttcttccctgtgtgactgctccccagcctctcaggctggcatccgtggtcaccaggacccagtcctgaatgccgaatctgcggccctctagaagatgagcactctgcaaccaccacaggagagacacccttgtccttggtgacaagattatccgctgatgcatctgaagatgcgacccggaccatttgtctagcaaatcccactggaaggttcttgcgtggaatctgccgaatgggattgcttcgtaagaagccaccatctttcccaggacccttgtgcattgatgcactgagacttggcctggttttaggagatttctgactagttcggataactccctggctttctcctccgggagaaacacctttttctggactgtgtccaggatcatccctaggaatagaagtcgtgtcgtcgggatcagctgcgattttggaatattgagaatccaaccgtgctggcgcagcactatctgagatagtgctactccgacttccaactgttccctggatcttgcccttatcaggagatcgtccaagtaagggataactaaaactcccttccttcgaaggagtatcatcatttcggccattaccttggtaaagacccggggtgccgtggacaatccaaacggcagcgtctgaaactgatagtgacagttctttaccacaaacctgaggtacccttggtgagaagggtaaattgggacatgtaggtaagcatctttgatgtccagagacaccatatagtccccttcttccaggtttgcaatcactgctctgagtgactccatcttgaatttgaacctttgtatgtaagtgttcaaggattttaggtttaaaattggtctcaccgagccgtccggcttcggtaccacaaatagtgtggaatagtacccctttccctgttgtaggaggggtaccttgattatcacctgctgggaatatagcttgtgaatggcttccaatactgcctccctgtctgagggagacgttggtaaagcagactttagaaaacggcgagggggagacgtctcgaattccaatttgtacccctgagataccacctgaaggatccaggggtccacttgcgagtgggcccactgcgcactgaacttcttgagacgggccctcaccgtgcctgagtccgcttgtaaagccccagcgtcatgctgaggattttgcggaggcgggagagggcttttgctcctgggaactggctgtttgttgcagcctttttcctctccctctgccacggggcagaaatgaggcgccttttgcccgcttgcccttatggggccgaaaggactgcgcctgataatacggcgtcttcttaggttgagaagctacctggggtaaaaatgtggattttccagcagttgccgtggctaccaggtctgatagacctaccccaaataactcctcccccttataaggcaatacttccatgtgccttttagaatccgcatcacctgaccactgccgcgtccataaacctcttcttgcagaaatggacagcgcgctaactcttgatgccagtcggcaaatatccctctgtgcatcacgcatatatagaaatgcatccctcaaatgctctatagtcagtaatatactgtccctatctagggtatcaatattttcagtcagggaatccgaccacgccaggcccgcactgcacatccaggctgaggcgattgctggtcgcagtataacacccgtgtgagagtatatacattttaggatattctccagctttctatcggcaggttcctttagggcggccgtatcaggagagggtagtgctacctgtttagacaagcgtgtgagcgctttatccaccctagggggtgttttccaacgtgccctatcctctggcgggaaagggtacgatgccaataaccttttaggaattatcagttttttatcgggggaaacccacgcctcatcacacacttcatttaattcctcggatacaggaaaaactacaggcagtttttttctcaccaaacataataccctttttagtggtacttgtattatcagagatatgcaatacatttttcattgcttcaatcatgtaacgtgtggccctagtggaagtcacgtttgtctcctcatcatcgacactggagtcagtatccgtgtctgccatttgaggtaacgggcgttttaaagcccctgatggcgtttgagacccctggacaggcacaagctgagtagccggctgtctcatgtcgtcaactgtctgtcgtaaagagctgacactgtcacgcaattccttccataagctcatccactcaggtgtcgactccctagggggtgacaactctataataggcaattgctccgcctccatctcattttcctcctcaaacatgtcgacacaatcgtaccgacacaccgcacacacacagggaatgctctgatagaggacaggaccccactagccctttggggagacatagggagagtatgccagcacacaccagagcgctatatatagacaggaataccactataaaatgtgcttttccctttatagctgctgttagtattaaaactgcgccaaattagtgcccccctctcttttttacccttttctgtagtgcaggactgcaggggagagtcagaaagacgtccttccagcggagctgtgatggaaaatggcgcccgtgtgctgaggagataggctccgcccccttctcggcggccttttctcccgctttttggtgagttctggcaggggttaaaatacatccatatagccctgggggttagatgtggtgtatttatgccagccaaggtgtttacattgctgctcagggcgcccccccatagcgccctgcaccctcagtgaccgaagtgtgaagtgtgcctgagtaacaatggcgcacagctgcagtgctgtgcgctaccttgttgaagactgatgtcttctgccgccgatttttccggacctcttcttgtttctggctctgtaagggggccggcagcgcggctctgggaccgagctccgaggctgggcctgtgttcggtccctctgaagctaatggtgtccagtagcctaagaagcccaagctaccaccacttagataggttcgcttcttctccccttagtccctcgatgcagtgagcctgttgccagcaggtctcactgaaaataaaaaacctaaaactaaactttcactaagaagctcaggagagcccctagtgtgcacccttctcggccgggcacaaaaatctaactgaggcttggaggagggtcatggggggaggagccagtgcacaccaggtagtcctaaagctttacttttgtgcccagtctcctgcggagccgctattccccatggtccttacggagttcccagcatccactaggacgtcagagaaatattggctaaaattaccttccagctgtgtgtataaggtgtttatgtaacataaatgcattctgtgcttagacttaggtcccatcaccatgatatctcattatggtatgcaattattccaaaatacggaaaaatccgatatccaaaatacctctggtcccaagcattttggataagggatactcaacctgtacttatattATTGTTTTGTAGCAGATTTGGATAACTATCTTATTTATGACTACTATAGAAGAACAAAATCAAGGTGAAACAATAAACACGTCGGACAAGGACATATATAAACGTATAAATGATTGCTATCATTTATAAAGATATCAAATAATTATACGTTGTTATAAGTTTCGCacaaggttgaaaaaatacaaatgTTAACCTTGACTCTCAATTACTGTTTTCTTTAATCTGCAAAATCATTTGCAATAACATCTGTTTACTTACAAGTAGGGTACTATAGAAGGACTTACGAGATTCAGCAGTACCGCTGATAATTAGAACCGTGCAGCAGCCGGTGACAGTCAGACATGCACAATTCTATATACAGAATCCAGTGCTGCACCGACCTACCATCCATGTATCACTATACAATATATGGCTTTACTTAATGATGTTATAAAATAAGGACATGTATGCAAAATGCAGGTATAGGTCACACCTTGGATATCTGTACAGGTTTGTCTtcctcttctttctttttcttttctttctttttctttatctTGTTGTCTTTTTTTCTCTTCTGTAGAAATAAAGGACAGGTTTACTCTTCTATGGTTGCATGCCTTCATAGACCCAGAAAAAACAACATCTTTTCCTCTTTGTAGCCACAGGCAGAGAAGATTCCAGGTGGGTCGATGTGCATGTGGGGCCTATTTTGTttattgacatgtgaggggtggtgttgctgccatggttacacagtataaagCTTGTGCAACCCATGTGAGGCCGTTTCtttaaatttttccagggccactttcagttcccaatcagcCCCTGGCTACAGGGATGACAAATAAGCAAGTAAGCATGCCTGCTAAACTTGGAGTAAATGATGCTTTTACACTAAAAGCATCTGGTTGGGGGCAGACTTACCCTCTAGAGTGAGCCAGTTTACATCTGACCGCTAACAATGATTTGTATATACAGGTGCGCAAAAATGTAAATCCAATCCCAGGACTACATCCATAGAGGCATGCGTATTTGAGTCCAAATTTTGGACCATAACTTCAGTACTTTCAGTTTGGTTTTTCTTTGCCACATAAACCTATATTCTGATATTTATCAGgttattttatacatttttttctttAGGAGATTGTATATTTTAACGGAATTATTAAAAGTGATGTTTTATATTCTTCCATATCCTTAATTCATACGAATTTATCATATAATTTTTCTTCAAGAGTGCGCCAAACAAGAAAGTCCTCTCTTTTCTCTTCTTGTATGTATAGTAACTTATTTATTGGCTTTGTGGTGCACCACCAGCAGTGATTATATGGATAGTTAATCCTTACACTTTACTAAGGCTGGTTTTGTTTTCTATTGTAGTTAGTCGTTGATCTTTTCCATTTTTTTGCTGGTGCGGAGTCACACCTACTCTATTTACAACATACACATTATATAAAGATCTTCACAAAGGCAGAGTGGAAGATACGTAAACATACTTGAGATCTCAATACACATGATGTCTTAATGATTTTATTTTCTTATATACACTCTTTTTTCTTTAATGAATCAAACAAAATTATTCCTAAGTGGCGAACCAAAAACGAATAAATATTAAAGGGGGGAATAAATTGTTCAATCGCGCCCGATCTCTCGTCTAAAGTGACGGATGGCATGGCGATATCCAATTGTCTCCCGTTTTCACAGTGATCGCACCCATATCAGTCGGGTTTAGCCACGCAAAGCGAcaaaacccaactaaactaatgggcacgaTGCGAAAAGTCTCATTtaggcacccaaacgggtcacttttcgcacatACCAGCTTGCTTCCCCTAATGGGTAGTGATCTGAAATGAAGGTCTTGCGCCCGCCAGCAGAAACATTTAAATAGCTGCTGGTGGGCGGATGCAGGGACCCGCGAAATACATTTGAATTCCGCCTTAAAAGTCTGATAACTAAATAAACAAAAATCAAAAGATAAGGCCACAGACTTTACCTTCTTGTTGTGTTTTTCTTTAGGTAATTTCTTAGATTTACATTTCGGAAAATctaaacaaaagaaaaaaagaaaacgtaAAGTTACAGATTAAATAATTTTTTCATATTTGACATCACACCTGGGAACCTCACTAactacaaaaagagagagagagagactcacaaTGGGAGCAGAATAGTCAGACGTCAATTACATGAATCACTACAAAGAGGGAAAAGGCATGTCAAGCGAATAATACTACCGCATCACATGGCAACAGCAGAAAAATGGAATATGTTGTTCTGTACACAAGCAAGGCAGAGAGAGAAGCCCTATGTACCAAGCTGTCTGACGTACCTTTTATTTATCTTCATATTTCATGAAATACAGTTAACTGTAGCAGTCTGCCCTCATGTGGTCAAACTATATGAATACATCTTAGATGTCTACCACAGCTTCTTATTGGAAATGAATGACAGACAGTGTGAAGACTGCAAAATTCAGATAAAGCCAAACTACATGCAGGATGTGTAAATTTTGTTTCATATAGAGGTGCGTCTTTCTGCATCAGAAACGTCACATCGCTTAAGCAATGTCGCTAGGGAACCCTGCTCTTTCCATTAGGTAACTTTCCCTTTGTGGCAATCTGCCTGCTCCTTTCATGACGCACACAGCCCTGTCCGCACTAACAATCATACTTGTATATAATCTGTGCCTCAGAAACATCATTTTGCTTCTAGTGAAAAGACATTGGCATAAACAACGATGGTCGGAACATCGTGGCCATCAATGattggaacattgcgaccatcacgaCTTCAGTTTCCAGGCATGTGATCCTCTCTGCAGCCTCCGGAGCTCCTCATGGAAAGGGCTGCTTTTTTTAACATTTCCCAGCGACTGCTAATGTCTGCTGGGTtggctgtgctgctgagctgaccgatcagcagtgatcggcagcacagcaggcATTGGGCCAGGAAACTTCTCATCCTGCAGCTACAAAGTGAGCTTTCTGACCGGTCGCATAAGATGCGACCATGTCAAGGAAAGTCCAGcccggtgtggtcgcatctgatgcaaccataccaggcaagtggttaagcgaACTAGCTAAAGTTGTGCAAAATCCAAATTATCTTAGGACCTCACAGCCACACCACACCTCCCATCCTGAAAATGAAATACTGTGTGGGCATGCAATGAAATCTCAGGACATTTTGCAAAATGCTTACCTCTGCTATtggtgctgctgccactgctggaaGATGAGGATGAGTGGGAAGAGGAGGAAGACGAGTGTGACGATGATgatgaagaggaagaagaagaggaggaggaggaggaggaggaagacgacACAGATGATGATCTGCTACGGCTGCGTTTCCTTTTCTTCTTTTCCCTTCCTAAGGGAGAGAGCGAAGAATAGGTTCTGCATTTTCATTTAGAAGTGGTGCCAGATCTTGCATTAACCCTTAGCAGTGGAAGGTTTAATGTGACATTTATGCAGTGTGCTTAGATATTATCAAAAATAAGAGTTATGATTAACTATTTCTTAGaggtccataggctccacaggaATACCACGGTGTTTAGGTGGTTTGAAATGAACTGGGCACCAAACAATTAAAGCTTCTCAGTCCCAGAATGCACTGGGTCCTCCTCACCTATAACCCCTCCCCAGGCCCAGGCCATTCAGTTTAGTAAACAAACCCACGGCAGGAGCAGGACAgatgagaaggaagaatggaacactcaAGAAACACACTCATATTAGAAGAGAAGAACTAGTCaccatataataatagtaatactcaCAAGCCTGATGCATCAGGGTGGGAGCTCTGTGGAGCCTGTGGACCTCGAAGAAATAGAATTAACCATAGTAAGTCTagcataactcttattttcttctttagggtccataggctccacaggagatgtcctaaagcagtattcCTGAAGGGAGAGGATGCTCCTGAGCAAAACGGAGAACCCGTCGCCCTAAtgcagcatcctgggaggcaaaggtaTCGAATGAATAGAAATAGCGGAAAGTATGGACGGACGACCACTTGGCTGCCCTGCACAACTGTTCAGCAGATGCTCTATGACTAACCACCCAGGAAAGCTCCACAGACCGAGTGGAATGAGCCTTGAGCACCATAGGAACAGGTAGATCCGCTTTCATGCAAGCCTAAGCCATCGAGCTAAAGGTCTGCTTGTTaacaggccatcctcttttgtgaaaaccATACAAAAGAAAAAGAGCGTCAGATTTACGGATAGACTTAGTTCgctccacataaatctgaagtGCTTGCACCGCATCCAACAATACATCACTTGTGGAAGGGTTTGGAGAttgaaaggctggaaccacaatttctTCACTGATATGAAATTTGAAGACCACCTTAGGAAGGTTTTCAGACCTAGTTCTGAGGACAGCTCTGTCTGgatgaaaaatttaaaaaaaaagagaatgacATGAAAGTGCCGCTCAATCAGACACTCTgcaagcagaggcaataaccaggaGGAAGAGATTCTTTTCCGTCAGCCACTTTAAATCCACAGAGTCCAATGGTTTAAACAGAGCTGCATGTCACGCCTGTAGAGCCAAAGACAAGTCCCACATACAGTAGCCACCGGAGggacaaatggaggctgaatatgGAGGATACCCCGAACGAAAGTTCTGATATCTGGCAGAGAAGAAATCTTTCTCTGGAACCACAAGGACAGGGCAGATACCTGTACCCTGAGGAATGCTAGTCGAAGACCTaagtccaatcctgcttgaaggaaagcaAGTACTCTTGCCACTCTGAAAGTAGAAGGACTGTAGTTCCTCTGCGAACAACACTGAAAATAAGTGTGTCAAATACTGTAATAAATCTTTGCTGAGGCTGGCTTGCATGCTTTAAGCTTTGTCTGGACAACTGAGCTCGAGAAGTCCTTCGATTTTAAAAAGGATGTCTCAAAAGTCACGCCAGGTCCTGGTCTAGATATGGACCCTGTgttaacagatcctgtcttaaagGCAGTCTGAGAGGAGTGTCGattgacagaccctgcaggtctgcaaACCAAGGACGCCTCGGCCAgtttggagctatgagaagcattgTGCCTCCCTCCTGCTTGAACTTGCAAAGCACCTTCGGAAGAAGTGAAACTGGAGGGAATATGTATACCTGATTGAAGTCCCACCATATACTGGTAGTTTGTGGTTGTGGCGTGATGCCATGAGATCCACTTCTGGActaccccacctgtccactagatcTTGAAAGACCTCTGGAAGTAGAGTCCACTCTCCTCAGTGTATGTCCTGTCGGCTTAGGTACTCTGCTTCCCAATTGAAAACTCCTGGGACGAACACTGCCGACATTGCTGGAAGATGACGTTCTTCCCACGTGAGGATGTGCGTCACCTCTCTCATGACGGCTAAACTTTGCGTACCTCC
The Pseudophryne corroboree isolate aPseCor3 chromosome 4, aPseCor3.hap2, whole genome shotgun sequence DNA segment above includes these coding regions:
- the LOC134910350 gene encoding protein AF-9-like isoform X3, with the protein product MLAAAFWAQDHSLTTGERREKKKRKRSRSRSSSVSSSSSSSSSSSSSSSSSSSHSSSSSSHSSSSSSSGSSTNSRDFPKCKSKKLPKEKHNKKKRKKDNKIKKKKEKKKKEEEDKPVQISKFLKEKKKNKNYSMITGKKIKMKVKKSKEDKERDRNRAQLLEFLNSSM
- the LOC134910350 gene encoding protein AF-9-like isoform X2; translation: MSDRISDKSRIRSSSSCEETGREKKKRKRSRSRSSSVSSSSSSSSSSSSSSSSSSSHSSSSSSHSSSSSSSGSSTNSRDFPKCKSKKLPKEKHNKKKRKKDNKIKKKKEKKKKEEEDKPVQISKFLKEKKKNKNYSMITGKKIKMKVKKSKEDKERDRNRAQLLEFLNSSM
- the LOC134910350 gene encoding protein AF-9-like isoform X1, giving the protein MPGMSDRISDKSRIRSSSSCEETGREKKKRKRSRSRSSSVSSSSSSSSSSSSSSSSSSSHSSSSSSHSSSSSSSGSSTNSRDFPKCKSKKLPKEKHNKKKRKKDNKIKKKKEKKKKEEEDKPVQISKFLKEKKKNKNYSMITGKKIKMKVKKSKEDKERDRNRAQLLEFLNSSM